Proteins from a genomic interval of Acinonyx jubatus isolate Ajub_Pintada_27869175 chromosome B4, VMU_Ajub_asm_v1.0, whole genome shotgun sequence:
- the NDUFA12 gene encoding NADH dehydrogenase [ubiquinone] 1 alpha subcomplex subunit 12 isoform X2, which produces MFCGRHSAAVFASSRCTLSVAPGGLREKMEFLQVLKRGLQQLSGHGGLRGYLRVFFRANDVRVGTLVGEDKYGNKYYEDNKQFFGRHRWVIYTTEMNGKNTFWDVDGSMVPPEWPPCSLKHNIEIRPINNPSKAFECSRERRSCTSVTLLHVLLK; this is translated from the exons ATGTTTTGTGGTCGGCACAGTGCTGCGGTGTTCGCTTCCTCCCGGTGCACTTTGAGCGTAGCACCCGGGGGGCTACGGGAAAAGATGGAGTTCCTGCAGGTCCTGAAACGCGGGCTGCAGCAGCTCAGCGGCCACGGTGGCCTCCGCGGCTATCTACGAGTTTTCTTCAG GGCAAACGATGTGAGGGTTGGTACATTAGTGGGGGAAgacaaatatggaaacaaatactATGAGGACAACAAGCAATTTTTTG GTCGTCACCGATGGGTTATATATACAACTGAAATGAATGGCAAGAACACGTTTTGGGATGTGGATGGAAGCATGGTCCCCCCTGAATG gcctccctgttccctgaaacacaatattgaaattaggccaatcaATAACCCTTCAAAGGCCTTTGAGTGTTCAAGAGAAAGGAGGAGTTGCACATCTGTCACTTTATTacatgtgctgctgaagtga